The sequence GAAATGATAAGTTTGCAGTATTTAGTCCAGCTATTTGCTGCAAAGCCAAAGCCTTTATTAGAGAGAAAATAAGAGCGGTCTTCAATCCACGAAATACACAGGTATCATTGGAACAGACGTCCGCTAAATTGAATCCGAAAATAAGGGGGTGGCTAAACTATTACATCAGGTTTGGTAAATGTTCAGCAGCGAATGTATTCCTATATTTGAATGTGCTGTTAAGAAGATGCACAGAAGAGAAGTTCCGGTTATGCAGCCACAAAGCAGTACTGCTTAAATATGAAACCATAGTGCAATCGAACGGTAATCTATTTATTCACTGGCAGAAAGGAATTATATATTGACTGAATAACAAGAGCCGTGTGAAGGGAGACTTTCAAACACGGTTCTGTGAGCGGCTAAAGCTGAAATGCTTTGGTCTACTCGACCAAGCAACAATTCCAAGCCTCCGCAAATACTCGGTAGTTGTGCGTCATGCTTTGGGACAGTTCCAAATTTCAAACTTAGAAATGACAGAATATATTGCGAAATCCTTCATGAAAACAAAGCAAAATTTAAACGGACACAAGAACTATCCGACAAAACCAGGGATTTATGCTTTTACTCTTGCTGACAATTCTACGCTTGAGGACTTCGGAAAAGCAGGACAAATCATTTACATCGGTATTGCAAAATACAGTTTAAGCGATAGAGATTTTAAGCAGCACTTTAAGTCAGGCAAAACTGGAAGTTCTACTTTGAGACGGTCAATCGGAGCAGCTTTAAAAACAAAATTGAAATTGAAAGCGATTCCAAGAGGTGGTGAAAATGACAGTAAAAGATTTGAGAACTATAAATTTGCTGAGGAACAAACATTAACTGACTGGATGGTTTCAAATCTTGAAATTGGTTATTGGACACCAGACGAGCCGGTATCTTACCAACAATTAAGAGATATAGAAAAAGATATTACCCTTGTGTTGAAACCAACACTTGACCTTGACAACAGAACAAGAAGATTTAACCCACTTGCTGAAAAACTAGACGAATTAAGAAATATTTGTAGAGCGGAAGCAAGAAAACACAATTATGGTAAGCCAGACGGCAATAGATAAGCACATCATTTGGATACACAGCATGAACGCACAGCATGGTATTGCAATAGCGGGGCTTGACAATATCTATTGGGCTGACGTATTTAATTCAACAATAGTAATTCTATAAATTGTAGTGCTGAATTCCCCACCTTCGGCAATACCTGCAGGTTGTGTGTAATTTAAATGATAACACTTAAATGACAAATAGAGGACGATTTCAAGCTCAAGGTAATGGTGTTCAAAAATCATCGGCATGGACAACCGACAATACAATTTACAAACACGATGGACATATACATATTAACAATGTTGAAGGACAATTAACTAATCCTGAATTGGCAGAGAGGAATTTAGCATTGCAAAAAGCAAGAAATTTTGTTAACGCAGCCCCGAACGAAGGCGTTACACCATTAAAAAAAACTTTTAAAAACAGTCCACTACATCGTTCAGTACGGGTAGACGTTGAAGTAATAGCTGGTTTCGCATTTGTCACACCTAATCTACCAGACAATGGATGAAAGGAAAACATTATACCGTGAATTTCTAAAAGATAAGCGAATTTATAATTTGAACGTAAGTTATTGGCGTGTCAAGTTACAAAAGACTTTAGAACAAAAAATTTCAAGTAAAGAGCAGTTGTTTAAAAATAAAAACCAAAAGGGAAAAGGCTTTTATGATGGCAATCCAATATTTAGTTTCTATAATTCACAAAATGAGAAAGCTATAAGAATTATTCAAGAAGACCCTGAAGACATTGTTACTTATACAGAAATCAAATTAATTGAAGCATGGTTTGATAAAGTAATCATACCCTATTCAGAAAATGATAAAGAAGTTTCAGAACTTGTCATTTCTTTATATCTAACAAAAAGCAGTGTTGACAAATGTATTTATTTAGTGACTCTTTGGTTTAAAGGCGAATTAAACACAAATAATATCGAAGAACAGTTGAGCTTGTAAACAAAACTACACACAACATTGGGTTTTATGCAAGTTGGGCATGACCTTGTAACGTTAGCTAATTGCGAATCCCAGCTTAAGTTCCAGCCAACGAATATCTATCAGTTTTTGTACATAACTTCATCAACATATTTTCAATCAGAAACGGTTATGGGCAGACGGACTACTAATTACCAACCTGCATAAAGCCCTGCCCGTTAGCAGCAACTTTATGACAACAGCATCCTTCAACGACATTCGCAAAAAAATTCAAAATAATATAGACCAATCTAAGGTTACAATTCTTATTGCAGTAGCTTGGCTGACAAGTAAAGATTTGCTCGGACAGTTAACTGACAAACTTGAAAGTGGTTGCAAAGTGGAAATCATAATTAGCGACCACTTCGAGAATCAAAGGCTTTCTTATAACAAATTTATAGATAAAGGTGGCAAAGTTTACATTCTACCAACAGTAAGCGGCAGGTTTCTACATGACAAGTTTGCGTTGTTTGACAATACCAAATTAATTGCAGGGTCTTACAACTGGACAAATTCTGCGGAATTTTACAATCATGAATTTATTATTCAAAGTGAGAATGCTCAATTACTCAAGCAATTCAAAATTCGGTTTGACAATTTAAAAAAGATTGTTGCTACTTATGACAAACAAAAACTTTTAAGCAGAGACAACCTAACTGCTGAAACCAAAGAAGAGGAGTTTTTAAAAATAGAAGATGAACTTCATGTCGAATTAATTGCCTCAGTTGACTTAGCAGTGAAAGCTGGTGCAAAAATTGTCCAACAAAACATTCTCAATCAAATTTATAATTACGGCGCAATTGGTGCTGCAAGCAGACTTATAAAAGAAGGGACTGAAAAACTGCACTCTGGACTTATTAAGCTTTTTGAAATAGACAGGCTTGATTTGACGATTGAAAGTATAATTCTTAAAGATAGATACAGAGTTTTGTTTCACAAGGACATTTTAGAAAAAGCCCAGCAACGACTTGACAAACTGAAATAGAAAAGTATGCAGCTAGCAAAAGTATTTGCAAAAGCAGGGCTGGAGATTGAAACATCAACTATTTGCAAGCATCAGCAGCGGTTCAGGCTCGAGGTTAAATATTCAGCTTTTGTACTTAACTTAAACAATATATT comes from Flavihumibacter fluvii and encodes:
- a CDS encoding group II intron maturase-specific domain-containing protein; protein product: MRAVFNPRNTQVSLEQTSAKLNPKIRGWLNYYIRFGKCSAANVFLYLNVLLRRCTEEKFRLCSHKAVLLKYETIVQSNGNLFIHWQKGIIY
- a CDS encoding GIY-YIG nuclease family protein, with the protein product MRHALGQFQISNLEMTEYIAKSFMKTKQNLNGHKNYPTKPGIYAFTLADNSTLEDFGKAGQIIYIGIAKYSLSDRDFKQHFKSGKTGSSTLRRSIGAALKTKLKLKAIPRGGENDSKRFENYKFAEEQTLTDWMVSNLEIGYWTPDEPVSYQQLRDIEKDITLVLKPTLDLDNRTRRFNPLAEKLDELRNICRAEARKHNYGKPDGNR
- a CDS encoding phospholipase D-like domain-containing protein, translated to MTTASFNDIRKKIQNNIDQSKVTILIAVAWLTSKDLLGQLTDKLESGCKVEIIISDHFENQRLSYNKFIDKGGKVYILPTVSGRFLHDKFALFDNTKLIAGSYNWTNSAEFYNHEFIIQSENAQLLKQFKIRFDNLKKIVATYDKQKLLSRDNLTAETKEEEFLKIEDELHVELIASVDLAVKAGAKIVQQNILNQIYNYGAIGAASRLIKEGTEKLHSGLIKLFEIDRLDLTIESIILKDRYRVLFHKDILEKAQQRLDKLK